The window CTTTCTGTAGTGAGTCACATGATTTACTCCCcactctgaaacacaaaaattGGTTTCTTTTCTAGAGAGAGTACCATTGTCCTTGGGTCAATCACAAGCCTCGCTATATCACGTCATTGCTGTTCATTGAAAAAAACTCCATGAGCAAAGTGCATGTAGGAATTGATTGTAAAAGTCTATTCACGTTGACTTTGTCCTCCACAGGCGCTACTTCGCTTTCACGCTGCGGGCCAACCATGCACGTTTATCCGATACAAAATTCATGTTCAGCACAGCAGTAACCGGCGTGTTTATTCGCACATAAGCAAATGCTTTACTTAACTTACCGAAAGCTGCATGCAGAGTGTGTTCAAGCTCGTGCTCTGTCGCTTTCCACTACCTGTTTTCAGCTGTTGACCAATCAGGGCCTCCCTTGCGCGTCCATCATAGGCTGATAAACCAATCATAAAGAAGCCAGCTGAGGACACCCGGAAATAAGTATCCAGTTCtgaatatacagaaaataattgtGTAAATATGATATTGTGTATGATGTACGCGGGCTGAACCGTAATGGCATCATTTTAGAGGAGTGGAGTTCATCAAATTAATCCAAGGTCTACCCAGTGCACGTGCATTAACATGACGTTTGTCCTACCAGGTAAGCGTGATAGGTAATGAGCCTTCTGTAATATTAGTTAATGAATAGACTACATGTCTAGAAAAATAGATAACATTTTAGCAAAATATGATTGGTTGATGAATCGACtagatgtgtgtatatatatatatatatgcaaaatGCAAGCAAAAATGCCATGTGCTAGCTAGTTTAGCTTCTTTAATGTAAAGATTTGcctcttttcttcatcatacgtgaaggaaaataaacacatttttcacaactgAACACCTGGTTCAGGTTGAATACATATGTTGTTTGCCTCATGTCTTTGTCCACcctgactctgatgaagacacagtagtaTTGAAACGTTAAGTCtgcacaattaaaggctgcaaattaatcagtgtgctccagtctcttctgttttttgaagTCTGCTGTCCTCAAACTGAGAAGAACCTGattcagctgctttttgttgGAAGATGCGTGGAGAACCCTGTTTCTactacacaacaacacattttgtatctttgggtttttgacaaaaagacattttaagatgtcaccttgggctctgggcatttgtcactattttctaacattttgtagacaaaatgatgaattagAAAATAATGTGCAGACTAagtaatgttgaaaataattgttaaatgctgccttaaaacacacagaaatggcAGCTCGACTGTCGTCAAAACAATTATATGCTTTTAGCCCAAATGTCACCGCACAGAAAACGGATCCAGCTGCAATGATTCCCCACGCCcccaaaaatttaaaaaaaagaaaagaaaaaaaaaagaagaaaaaaaaagagttggtTCAGTAAAAAGTGGCATCatctttattcattttacaaTTTGACAAAGTGAAGTCTACAGCATGGAGAGCAAACAAGTGTAGAGCAACAGGAAATTGcagggacaaaaacaaacaaagttcaGCATCCATTTGTCAAATCTCCAATAAAATGTCATACATTTTGTAGCTacatgtttccatctgtcaggTATTACTCAAATGATTCAGATTTATTTCATCACACAACTAGTGAATATTCTTAAAGATTAGTCAGTGTCCTGTATCTGATGTATACAAGAGTCCTAACGTCAACATCCCAAATCCATTTTGAAGAGTTAAATTTCCCAtatctcttaaaaaaaaaaaaaaaaaaaaacctaaatgattcatataaaaagaaaagtatcTTACATTCTGCACATTGCACAGAGTGGTAATGGAGTACAACTGTGTGTGAAAGGACCGATATAGACAACAGAAAGCACACCAACCCACACACACGCCAACATATGTGCGCACATTTACACGTAGGACAGATTTAAACTggagacacaaacatacaaatacaagtcAAAAAACGAACCCATCAAAAAATAAAggttatgtttatttttaatctgtctGTCAGGAGACTGAAGAATATCTCGATAGATGTGTGTTAGAAAAAAAGTGTGTATCAGGTAAACTAATGGACTACACTCTTAAAAATGCAGAAcatctacattttcttttatgcaCAGGAATGTTGggacatttatttcattaaaaaatacaaaaataaaattcaaaaagaCACCCACAATCCAGAATAATAGTCTGAAGGGGCTGTGTTGGACAGGGGCAGAAAGGTTGAgaggggggttggggggagAGGGGGCAATCTGAGTCTGCTTCAATCTGAATCTCCTGGGTCTACAGCAAATGACCAGAGTACTGcttcacactgaaataaaaagagtggaaaaataaataaaacacaataaaaatgcaattcACAATCAATGACAATGTCCATTTATAACTAAGCAACTGTGGGAGGATGACGGTATCGGAGGAAGAGGATGGGGAGGCAGAGcgggaaagagacagacagcgagaggaaaaggggggggggggtgatgtgACATAAGTGGCTGAAGGagagcgaggaagaggagggagaaggaaaaagagggGTGTGGTTAGTCCTTGAGTCCAAGCAGGTGCAGCGAACtgaagggggaggagaggaaggaagagggagGCAGGGTTagttaccatggcaacactACACTACTCATGAGACGGCGGCGGCAGGTCTACAGCTGTATTAGCATTCGGGCTAAGCTCGGATAGCATCAACAAGGAAGTAGTGTATTATACGTGCCTACTGGTTGCCAAgggagacagaagaggaggagctcGTGCTATTTGGCAGACTGTGATTTGTTGTCGGTTGATCtaactaaaaacaacaaaatcactAGTCttccacacagcagcagccaggggAAGAATCAATCCACTCCCTGCTTCACAGTGAAACGGCTTGGATGGCAAATAGacattctgggtttttttttttcttcttccaatCATATTCATTAGACCAAtgtgacagtttaaaaaaaaaaacatgtcaatcacattgacctttaaaaatattaattgcAAAAAATATGCAATATGTACAATTAATAAGTTTGCCTACGCATTCAGAGCCATTTCATGTAAGAGGAAGGTTTGAACTACTTGCAGGTTGCATGGGGAAGAAAGGAAGGGGGTTAGTGAAGAAGAGACAGCAGGCAACAGAAATGCATAACCCAACAAGAAGTGGGTTAACTAGCACCAGGATgcaatatcattaaaaaaaacatttatatgcATTTACAATCTTAGAATCTATAAATGTGTGGTTCAGTGGACTGGAATAAAAGGATAAGATATTAAGCATCTTTGAAGTATCTGTAGTTTGTTCAGATTGCTTTAGATGACTTTCTATGACCACACAGATATAAGCTCAGGCCAGGTTTAAGACTAGCCAGTAGACTCAATGAGCAAATTTGGTGGGATAAATGGTCAAACTACAACTAGGTTGATGAAtcaaacatgtcagattaaaggatttttttcatcaaataagATAAAAGTCAGTGTAATACAATGCAAGTCATTGCGGTCATAGTGGCCATGTCAGAACTTGCCTGTTCTGTAGAAGGTACTGGGCGTTCTGGATCTGATCCTGGGTGCCAGTGATGGTGATGATTCGGTCCTCAGAACCTTCCAGAGGCTCATCGATCTTGATGGAGGCTCCAGACTCGTGGCGGATCTGTTTGATCCGCTGGCCTCCCTTACCAATGATAGAGCCAGCCAGCTGTCAGCAGGGTAAAGAGAAGAGAATGAGGGAAGTGGggatgaaaaggaaaacaagtgGACACAAGAACATTTTAAGCTCTAAGAACATGAGTGTGtcttaaaaaaataagcaaagaGGTGGATACACAAAACCAGACTGTCAGATATGTTCaagaaaatacagtttcatTTGAGGCGTTTCAAACTACTACACACTTTAGGTGAACgtgaaaaaaaattaacactCATTAAATGACACTATGTTCTCGTTCAGTGTGGGTGCATGTGGAAAAAGTCAGTGTGTGGGAGACAACATGACTTATTGGTCACTAAAACGCTGCTGCATTTATAATGAGATATGATACTACTAAATGACTAAATGCTCAAATGACATGATCACACATGACAATGTAGGGATTTTACTCAGACTGAATGTTATTTATGTCATGATGATGGGTCATAGTGGGTGAGGAAGACTGATCTGTCTTCGGTGTGCCAGTCTGTGTGTCATGTTGCTGTCATTTACTCACGTCTTTAGGGATCGTCACTTGTGTGGTGATGACAGGGCCACCCATGTCATTATAGGAGCCACGTCCACCTGATGGCGAGAGTGAGGGGAGAGGTGAAAaccagagcaggaaaaaaagaataagagtAGGATAGAAATAGAGGGAAAGTCAGCAGAGTACCAAAATCAATACTTGCTGCTACATAATCACACATGGCTCAGCTAATTTTgcataatatgaaaaaaagataatggataaaaaaaaaaaaagtgtagacTCACCTGACTGGTAGCTATCCCAGGAGGAACTGTTGTCTGAGcatgagagaaaacaagaagGATCACTCAGTGATAAACATAGATAAACTAtccacaataaaaatataactagTCATACATGTTCAAAAGATCTACTGAAGAAAACTGTTGAATGATAGATAAATGAACACTGCATGTAATCTTCAGTATTTGTTGCAAACAAGATATTTCAACTAAAATGTCATGACACTGGTGtttcaagaaaaagaaaaatattgcaGCAAACAATTATAGCTAAACATCTGAATGTCACCTGTAATGTTTCAATTTTTTGTTTATGAACATGCTCTACAACCAGAATAAATGCTTGACACTATAGTATGTTGGGAAGAACATCCTTGAAAGCACATCCATATAAAgccacagaagaaaaaaaaaaggtttagcACTTACCATATCCTCCTCCActctgtaaaaaacaaacagaaatacagatgggttacatacagtacagccgATTCCTTTCATCTCTGCACAGATCCCAGATGAATGGACAGAGGATTATATAGATGGATGATGCAGCAGCCTCATCCATGGAGTAGACTCAACTAAAAGCCACCCAGTTTTCATCCATAAGCcagactcctcctcctccttccctccctccctcttcccgTCTCTCCTTGCATCTCCATCAGCCCCCATTTTCACCTGCTATTCAGATGCTGCTGTCACCAGGGCAACAGGCAATTCAAAAAGCTGTTGCTGAGCAACGGCAGGCAGTATCCTGCCAGCTCTCAGAGAGGGAGCgagatagggagagagagagagagagaccttcCAGTCTGTCAACAAAGCGTTATTATTGCCTAGCAACCAACCATGGCCATCCCCCACCCTCCCCATCCCCCAACAGGCTGGCCGTGAAAAGTACACAGTAAGAGGGCAATTATAGCTGATTATTATGGGGTGTCTCCGGCTGTGGTGATTATGGTCATTTGGTGGAATGGCTTACACTATGCCAAAACTAGCTTGGCTGCATGGCCAGGGCTCAGATGAGTGCATGCACACGTATGTGCACATGGGTGACCAGTTATGATTGTATTGTCAACTAACCACTATTATGAGTATAACACAATGGACAATCATAGCTTATTGTCTGGTGTTAAGACCAACCAGTATGCTAGCCTGAGTACACTGGCACCCAATGAGATGCTAGAACCAGAACTGCATGCATTTAGCAAAGGGTCACTAACCATGTTATCACTATAGCGATCCGGTCTGCCTCTTCTGTCACTGGTGACGAAAGAGTGCCATAGAGGGGGGGaggttggggggtggggggggagacagagaaaaagagagagagatgtgggtGGGGGTggaaagaaatagaaaatgctTAGAAAAATGCTTGACAACATTCCAAAGAAAATTTCTGGTCTAGgtcaaactgcacacacacgctgagCAAGAttacagtataaacacatttCCTCTCAGCCATCTTCCCACACAGTAACAGGAACAGCTCTGACAGTGTTATGGTGAGAGGAGTGAcaggtggtggtgatgatgatcaGAGCCAAGGGCTGCTGATTTTTCCCCCCAAAACGGAGCTCAAATAAAGGCTTCAGCTGAAGAAATGTGTTTGGGTTTAACTGGTATTCTTGCTGTTCCTGAAGAACATGCCTGTACGGATTTTACTGCCATGTTGAAATAAATCCACAAAGTGACTCGATATCAATCGCTGCTTTTGCTCAAAGGGCTCTCTCTGTAGCCATTTTGGATCCCATCTTAGTAGCATTACCTTTGATGACACTGATACAGAAAAATGGcacaatagaaataaaatcatatcaAGTGCCCTGCACTTTTATCACACAGCGTCAGCCATATATACACATCAGTTTGATTAACATTATCTGGATGTGGGCCGCTGACACTAAACCAAGGACAGGTCCTGATAGCATTTATTTGGACAGCCCACCAAAATAGATTATCTGCACTCAAAAagatattttgcatttattatgTCCTCCTTTTAGAGGGCTGCAGACTTCTGGAGTTGAAAGTGCAGAATAATAAGAATCTGCCAGAATGTTTCATTAATGTGCAATTGTAGATATTAGAAAAATGACACCTCTAATCAGAAGCAAGCTTGTAAAAGCATGCTTTGAGTGAAGTATGTCAAGTGAAGAATGTCAGCTTCCCATCAGCACATGACCCTCATACACACCACCACAAATATATTCTCAACCTGGGGAAGTGAATAGCAGATTGAGTGGGTTGTTAACACAGGGAAGAAGAGGTCATACTACATTGCTGCAGTTCCCCACAAAACACTCCAAATAAGTGGAGTTTCAATAGGTGGATGGGGATCAAGCTAAGGGACTTGTGCAGGCTGGGGCATTACAGGCAAACAGACTGTGCAGAAATGGATATTAGCATGGCAGTCATTAGTATTAACAGTTAAGGGATATGACAATAGTTTACACACAGTGTTATTTTCTTATGAGCTATGTGAGGACGGGAGTAACAAGGCATATTcaaaaaactacaacaacaaagtagTTAAGCTGGGAAATATGGGACTTGTAGGGATACCTCAACACTTATAACTTCATTTTATTATCCATCTTCGTCAATCATGTCACATTGAATGGAAAATATGCTGAGGTTCTGTCAGCACTAGTAGACAACTTCCTCATGAAGACCACAGGGTAAAAAGCTAGCATACATGAAGCAACACCCCATGATATTAATGAGGAAAGGGGGAATCTTTGCTTCAGTGATTTACCATTACAGTTGAGGCAAGTGcaagtaatataatataacagcGTGTCAAAGTATCCCTGTTAAGATAAATCAGGAGAGCAGAGGTTTAGGGACAGAAACTTACTTTGACCTGTCATCTGAGCCACGGTACGAGTCATAGTAACGATCATCTCTGTGGGCAAGATGGAAATgggaaaaagacacacacaaacacacccagacATACAGGGATGAGAACATACACTTGATGGAATGGATAacaatgaatataaatatttccAGATGGGTGCATAGTATGACACTGGATCGCATACAGAATACTGGACTCTGCTTATCCTATGAATGAGACTATGTAAAATCAGTTCGGGGAATACAGAATGCACCTGAATGGAAAAAATGCATCTGAAGAGGgaataagctttgtaaaagcaGATGCAATGgtcaaaacctttttaaaacaagtgCTCTCAAAGAGGAAAATCTAGCACAGAACGGACTTTagtctaaataaataaaatatagtatagtataaatataataaaatatagtctaaaataaaaacacttcacaGGAATAAAAGGACTCGACTTCAAACTGCATAAGATGGATCATGTAGACATTTTGCACTGAAGGGTCCATTtagtaaaacaaataatatttacagcatttttagACAGACAATGTGTTcagtgtcatgtaaaactgaagttttagaggaaaaaataaataaatcaacaaaaacaccagCAAACTCAACTGATTGTCCACGCCTGTGACTGGACTTACATTTATGCATGTCCGACAGTGTAAAAGCAAAGCAGGAGAGCAACAGAGAAATGTAGCAACAAACTACACGTCTCTTGTGTTAATCTCTTACCCTCCTCTGTGTGGGTGTCCCATAGGCATGTTGCGTCCACGGCCGCTCCCTCTCCCAACCCTACTAGGGTGAGGTGGAGGAGGACCTCTGCGAGGGCTCATCTCATCGTAATCCCGACGGGAGGGAGGCATTGGTCCCCGTCCCCCTCTGCTGGAGGGCATTCGGTCAAATCCACGGTCTCCGCCGCTGGACCTGCCCCCCCGCATGGGGAACCCTCCCATGAGCCTGCGGCCACCCCCCCTCTCTTCAAACATCATGGTGAAACCACCGTATTCATACGTTTCGTCGTAGAAGTTAGGGTCGTATGGCTGCGCACGGCCCTTTATGGGAgcctgaaaaagagagacagaggaagatgtACTACAGTTTCCAAGAATACACTGGAAATATATGGGCTTCTACTAGAAATAATACAATATTCCTAACATAAAAAAGCAAGATATGTGGGTTGTTTTCCCATACAAGTGTTTTACACTTGGCTACATTTAAAAATTCCAACCACTAAAAAGGTATCAGAAGAAGGACTCCATTGATAGTTTCAATACATTGCAAATCTTCAATGTATAAAACCTGGCAAATCACAAAAGATGGTACAAGATGCTTACTTCAGCAATGAGCTCCAGCATAGTCTTGATACACTCCACTACCCTCTCCGTTTTACCACCAACCAGCACCACTCGGTCTGTCGACTGAGGACAACACTCCTGAAACAGCTTGATGCTGGTCTTTGTGTTCTGGAggcacacagaaagagaaatgatTATTATATAGCAGCAAATTTAACTCtaggaagagagagggggaaaaaaaaacaaactcctaGGATTATACACATGAAATCACcactacagtaccagtcaaaagtttggacacaccttcccattcactagaatgaaaaagtgtgtccaaacttttgactggtactgtatgtcattttgtggatattttgagggGGAAATCACACCATATTGTTGAGGCACACCAAGTATATAGTGTATTTGTATTACTGTCTGTTGTGTTTATATCTGATCTATAGTGTGTACATCGTATTCTCATACCTTGAGCTGTTTACTGTGTTCCCTAGCATTTACATTTCATTCTGTTACGAGTGTtcacactgtatgtatgtgtgtgtgtgtatatatatatatatatcttagcGTATTCATACtctgttcatactgtatatacacatcTCAACACATTCATACTTACCCTtactgtttattctgttttctaTATTATACATATGTACATTATACTGCACTGCACTTCTTCTTTTGTACTTCTGGTTAGATGCTAAACTGCATTTCATTGTCTCAGTACTTGTACTCTGTGCaataacaataaagttgaatctaatctaatattCTGTGGCATAGAAGACTGAGCCAGAAGAATGaaactgttaaataaataacacaaacaatatACAACAGAAGACTAACAATCTTATATTTGTGCCTCCAGCTTGGTTTAATccagtatgtatgtgtattcttattaaaattgaaaaactgGCCGCAACAGAAGGCTGTGTGAAAGTGCATGTTCTACATTACACACAGTCTGTAAACGGCTTTGCTTTGCAAGTGATCCTCATCCCTTGTACCAACATACCTCTCGGAGCTCCTTGATCTTGGCTCCCTTCACCCCGATTATCGAGCCAGCCAGGCTCTGGTGGATCAGCAGACGTAGCTCACAGTCAAAATCCATTCCATTGTACTGCTGGTACTGTGCAGGACAGGAGCATGTTAATATGATACAATCTATTCATTTTCAGAAAAACTAAAACCTGTTTGAGACTAATATTTCTACTAATTTTGGAAAGCCATCCACCGCAGGGTATACAATGGCAAGTTAATGTAGTAGGTATAAAATTGACAGtgggaacattttaaaatgtcaaatataaattTGACAGTTTGGACCATGAGTCTATTTTTTTGAGACAACATTTTTTGCACTGGTTAGATACAGATACATAGCAACTGTGGTGGACACACCAGTAGTGCGTGGACTAACACCCAGACAATCACAGAGGTTTTGAACAAGTCCATTTAAACATATCTAAATCACTAATTTGCAAGTGgaaacagaattttaaaaaaaagaacccaAACTGCAAAACAGCATGCatacaaaacactgcaaaactgTGGCAAGTAGAGTAAATTGAATTTGAACAAGAAAGCATctaaaataatgtacatttgGTGAAAACTATTATTGTTCCCATTATGTTGCCACTTATGTTGCTTAGCTCAATGGGTTCAACTGGACTTGACTGGCATGAggagttaaaaacaaacaaacactaaaacGTCCAAAATAAACAGCTCAACAAAGTCCTCACCTCTTCCAGGGTTGGGATAATCTTCAGCAGGATTTCTCCAACTGTCTCGATGTCGGCACTGATGCTCAGGATGCTTCATGTTACACCCACCAATGACAAGGCAGAGCACATCCACGCAGacagggaggggtgggggtgcCAGCAAGGCATCCCAGGAGGAAGGGAACAGCATTTCAGATCAGAGAATTCATATCATCCCTCAGTAGTCCTTGTCACAGAAAACAGTCAAACCCCATTTAATCAACTCCCTCCTGAGACTATTACAGCTAAATAAACTGTTGAGGTCCGTTGTTTTCTAAACTCAACATGGTAAGTCATTGATAATCCAACACAGTAACTGGCAAAAAGCAAGTACCCAAACAAtgcaattaaaagaaaaactgtattttgccaagagaaaagaagaaaagacagaataaaaaagaaacccAAAGGAAAGTGACTGCATTTGGTGACCATTGAAGGGGCAAGACAGGGAGGGTGAAATCTGGGGAGGATCTGGCAGGAATGAGCACCAATGGTGCCAGAGAGAATTTTAAAGTCCTGAAGCATAACTGGGTGGATGCACACTACAATGATTTTGCCTATACCGATCCCCAAATAAGATGCCCAACACAAATTTAAAAGATCAGGGAAGATGGAGAAAAGGGATGGATATTCTATTTTTATACGTTAAAAAGCATTGTTGTCTTGGTCAAATTGGCAGCAGTTTTGATGCTTGATTTGGCCACATTAATGGAAACCAAATTTTGTTGTCTGCACCCACCAAGTGAcgttataaaataaacaaaatgaatataCTGATCCAGAGAACTTAAAGTTTGTACATGGAAGTAGAATGGTAGACAGCTGAGGAGAAGTAACAGAGAAGATTATACCCAGGAAAATTAAGTTTGCCACCACTGGAGTTTAGGGGATGGGAGAAGCCATAAATATAAAACCAAAGAAAGCAGAGATGGGACAGGGACAGAGAGGTCCTGTACTGTCAGTAGCTCCAGCAGTCAATGACCAAGCTCAGATGAAGCAAAAGACAGAATGGAAGAACACACAAGACTTGAGTCCTAGCTTGCCTTTTGCATTTCAGAATGGATCGACAATCTGAACCTATGAGTATAATGGGGACATCACAAAGAATGGGAAACAATGGATGGTGCAAGAAGCAGGTGAGCGTTGATGAAACTAACGGAAAACAAACACCAGTATATCCACTCtgaagggggggagggaggtgaAAACACAGAAGATAAGAGGATAAGATAATCatcaatgaaaataacacaaaaacactgacatattgcAAACACTGGCACTCGCACAGATTATAGCAAAGATTTGAAAAGACAGTGGCAGATTGTGGAAAAACCCTGACAACACCAGCCTAAGTTTCAATGTTGACGTGACTTTAAAATGGCATGTAAAGGATGTTGACATGGCTTTTACAGGTTCAACAGGCAGATTTGGACATGAACGCATTGACTCAGGCTAAAAATACTGTGAGAACAGGTAGGTTAAAATACAGTGACTTGACAGAGGCAGGATGActatttattattcatcttCTCTTGTTTGTTTGACCTGTAGTCAGGCAGTGAGAGGGAGGAGCTTAGGGACATACCGCTCAGGCCCACTGCTGTCTGGGACTGACACACTGGCATTGTACTGGGCGTGGCATGGGCAGGGGCCAGGGCCATTCGAGCACAGATGTCAATCAAGTAAGGCGCCCATTTAGGGACAGGGCACGATTATGGGCAGGGCCAACCAGGGTGTCAGGTGGGCGGGCGCAGGAGGGGCCATCCAGAACATGGgcaacagaggaggaagtgggcaaaaaagtcaacagtaaaataataaacaagggagagggaagagggaagaggaatacatttttaatatacagGCTCTACACTGATCAAATGTGACTTAATTTGATTCTCTCAGAGATTGGTTTGtcaaagagagaagaggagaaaatgtgaCATTGGAAAATGGGTAATGGCATATTAAGAATATGAAGAGTTCAATGTTGGGGAATAGAccagagacagtgagagagaggggggagaacATATTGTGGAGGGCTAGAGAAAGAGGCAATGACATTGAATGAATTAAGAACTGGCCAGGTTGCCTTAACACtcacatataaaaaaatgttagCTGGCTCTTCTGGTGAATTCATGAACACCGCACTGTGCCCATAAATTTAAAGTAACAAGAGCATCAGTGTTGCCACAACAGAGTAGTTACAATAAATTATCATTATGGAGAAGCAAATTGAAATTGGACTTTTGTGCCTAGGGGCAGTTTAGCTGAGGCAATCACATGTTcttgtgaaaagaaaaaggcagAACCAACCTCAAAGGGTTTGTCAGATGATCTCATGAACAGAGGGCTAATATCAACACAGGCATCAGCTAACCACACCCCTTACTTACACAGAAGAGATTGCCAAATACCAAAATAAGTTTTTAATCAGTTATCCGGGGTAAATGTTCTCAAATAAACTGCTGTCCTATCAAGGACGCTGGTTAGTTTTAAGCGGCTGTGCACcagtggagagaaaaaatatgaagaatacaaaataaaaattcagGGTGTATAGAATAGATGTACTCACGTCTGTACGAAGGGCTTTGATGTTTTTGCCACCCTTCCCAATTACAGCTCCTGCATTCTGTGAATACAAAGA of the Thunnus maccoyii chromosome 9, fThuMac1.1, whole genome shotgun sequence genome contains:
- the hnrnpk gene encoding heterogeneous nuclear ribonucleoprotein K isoform X2, which produces METEIEQQEETSFSNTETNGKRPAEDADEQKSFKRSRNSDEMVELRILLQSKNAGAVIGKGGKNIKALRTDYNASVSVPDSSGPERILSISADIETVGEILLKIIPTLEEQYNGMDFDCELRLLIHQSLAGSIIGVKGAKIKELRENTKTSIKLFQECCPQSTDRVVLVGGKTERVVECIKTMLELIAEAPIKGRAQPYDPNFYDETYEYGGFTMMFEERGGGRRLMGGFPMRGGRSSGGDRGFDRMPSSRGGRGPMPPSRRDYDEMSPRRGPPPPHPSRVGRGSGRGRNMPMGHPHRGGDDRYYDSYRGSDDRSNDRRGRPDRYSDNMSGGGYDNSSSWDSYQSGGRGSYNDMGGPVITTQVTIPKDLAGSIIGKGGQRIKQIRHESGASIKIDEPLEGSEDRIITITGTQDQIQNAQYLLQNSVKQYSGHLL
- the hnrnpk gene encoding heterogeneous nuclear ribonucleoprotein K isoform X1 — encoded protein: METEIEQQEETSFSNTETNGKRPAEDADEQKSFKRSRNSDEMVELRILLQSKNAGAVIGKGGKNIKALRTDYNASVSVPDSSGPERILSISADIETVGEILLKIIPTLEEYQQYNGMDFDCELRLLIHQSLAGSIIGVKGAKIKELRENTKTSIKLFQECCPQSTDRVVLVGGKTERVVECIKTMLELIAEAPIKGRAQPYDPNFYDETYEYGGFTMMFEERGGGRRLMGGFPMRGGRSSGGDRGFDRMPSSRGGRGPMPPSRRDYDEMSPRRGPPPPHPSRVGRGSGRGRNMPMGHPHRGGDDRYYDSYRGSDDRSNDRRGRPDRYSDNMSGGGYDNSSSWDSYQSGGRGSYNDMGGPVITTQVTIPKDLAGSIIGKGGQRIKQIRHESGASIKIDEPLEGSEDRIITITGTQDQIQNAQYLLQNSVKQYSGHLL
- the hnrnpk gene encoding heterogeneous nuclear ribonucleoprotein K isoform X3, with the protein product METEIEQQEETSFSNTETNGKRPAEDADEQKSFKRSRNSDEMVELRILLQSKNAGAVIGKGGKNIKALRTDYNASVSVPDSSGPERILSISADIETVGEILLKIIPTLEEYQQYNGMDFDCELRLLIHQSLAGSIIGVKGAKIKELRENTKTSIKLFQECCPQSTDRVVLVGGKTERVVECIKTMLELIAEAPIKGRAQPYDPNFYDETYEYGGFTMMFEERGGGRRLMGGFPMRGGRSSGGDRGFDRMPSSRGGRGPMPPSRRDYDEMSPRRGPPPPHPSRVGRGSGRGRNMPMGHPHRGGDDRYYDSYRGSDDRSKVEEDMTTVPPGIATSQVDVAPIMTWVALSSPHK